The bacterium genome includes the window GGATAGTCAATTTGTTATGTTATATGTCGATCTTTCCTTTGCCGCTGAACAATTCCTATCCGACTCGATCAAATTGACTACCACTCAGGACTCTATATTCGAATCACATATGGTTTCTCGCGACCAGTTTTTTGAATACAAAGCCGAATTAGATAATTCCCCAGAGCGGTGGAGCGGTATCTGGAAAATGATTGCTCAAGAGCTTACACTACGAGAGTCTTTACTACAGACCGAAGAAAAGACTACAGAAAAAACTAAACCAAAAAGAAATAAAAAGAAATGAGCTAGAGCATAAATGCATCCTCGATATGCTTTAACTCGAATCCACCTTCTTTTTTCTTGAGTGCAATCACATCGAACCTGAAAAAGCAATCCCGAATAGTGTGTCGCTGTATCCATATTTCGGACATTTTGCCAATCTGTCTCTGCTTTGCCTTATTGACCCACTCTAACGGATCGCCGAATTTATTCGAATAGGCGGTTTTGACTTCCACAAACACAATGATATTATCCTGTTTCACTATAATATCTAACTCACCCTCACCCACTCGCCAATTCCTCTCGATAATTTCATAATCCTTGCTTTTAAGATAAGCTACAGCTATATCCTCACCAACCATTCCTTTATAAAACGTGCTTTTTTCTTCTTTCATAAAACTCCAGTTAAATGAATATTAAATTTAGGCGAATAAATATTCATCTTGCATGCTATATCAAAGCTATAATAATCGCGCTCTCATTTAGGATATCGGTGCTTCTGAAAAATTTGTTTTCAAAGGCGCATTGCTTTTTACTGATAAATATAAATATTCGCTTTTTTCTAAAATAGTAAATTGTATCCAATTAATCAAGGATATACAATTGCATGTTATGCTTATATTTGAAATAAATGTATTGATTTTTCTTTTTTTATTCTGCATCATCTGTTAACTCAAGGAGGTTATATGAAAAAGTTACTTTATGGGATTTTTATCCTAATGGCGGCCCTGTTGGTCGTCGGTTGCTGTAAATCTGTCGATAAGGCGAAAGATATCGCTAAAACCGCGAAAAATGCCACTCAAGTTGCAACTCGCTTAACTAAGGACATTGGAGAACTTCAAAGCGAAGATGGTCATTTTGACCTAACTCAAGCCAGATTGCAAAAATTCTTCAAGAACTATCCAATCTTCGTTAGTGTCATCGAAAGTAAGTCAGAAAAAGTCGATAATATGGAAGAGGGATACAACAAGGACATGATGAGTATCGAATCCTTCGTTAAACTCGACGAAGACTTTCGGAAAGCTGGAATAGACAATCCCGCAGAATTCTATCTCACAATTGTCGAAGTCTCGGGAGCCTATTCTTATGTTGCTTCTAAGGAATTTATGGAAAACGCACAGGGACAGATGGACGAAGCAATAACCGCTATGAAGGCTCAACTGCAAAATCCAGACCTTCCAGCAGAACAGAAAGCTGCAATCAAGGATGCCATTGCAGAAATGAACTCGACAAACACAGAAGAAGCACAAGGCGACCTTCCGGAAGGTTTAACTCAAGTGGAAATCGACCTTGTAAAAGCTAATTTCGACAAGATAAGCGAGATACTTGGTATGGACCCGGAAGAAGCAGAGGAAGAAGGCGAAGTTTCCTAGCTTTACCGTTAATCGATTTCGAAAAAGAGAGTTTTCGATAACTCTCTTTTTTTTGTTAATGCTTGACCTTTAGTGTTTGTAGATTTATATTTAATCGAAATATTTATTTTTAGTCAAATCTTATATTTCATTATTATACAAAGAGATATATAATATTACATAAAGTATTTTATAATGAAAATAGCCCTTATAGGCGCATCCTCAACAGGTAAAAGCACACTCGCTACTAAACTTGCAAGAGAGCTTAAGCTTCCTCTGATACGAGAACAAGCTCGCGTGGTCCTTGCTGAATTGGGCAGAACGCTCCAAGAGATACGCGCTAGAAACGAAGATATACTCCAATTCCAGAATAGGGTTTTAGAATATCAAATCGCAAGTGAACTCGAATGCGCAGACAGTGGCTTCGTCTCAGATAGAAGCGTTTTCGATAACCTTACACTATATCTAAGGCATTGCCCGATAACTCCTGAGGGCATCGAGTTTTATAGAAAAAATGTAATCAGCCATTATAAGAGTTTTCCATACGATTATCTTATATTCCTTCGTCCAGGCGAGTTTCCGGTATCCGACGACGGTGTCCGGACTCCGGACCCCTTCTATCAAGCACAGGTAGATGGGATGATACTTGCAATTCTTAAGCTCTTTTCGGTGCCTTATTATGAGGTTCATGGCGACATCAATCAACGTATCCGCGAGGTTAAAGCCTTGATCTCGACAAATGTTAATACTCAATTTAGTAGTTAAGTTTGTTATTGTTTCTCAAAAATATTCATCCTATATTGATTAGCGAATAAAAACTTAATCGCTAGGAATAGAAATGGCAATGAACAAATCTTATTTATTTGTAGTAGTTATGTGTCTATTGATTTTTTCAGCAATAGCCGGCAAACCAAATTTTTCTTACGGCTATTGGGATATCGATCAAGATGACATGGAATTTGGCTTCGAGTGTTATGGCGAAGTAGGTTACTCCATACCATTGAACCTCAATGACAAACCAGATGAAAAAGACCTTTCTTTGAACTATAACGCGAGAATCCCTTCTTTTTCTATAGGAACCGGGCTTGAGATAACCTCGACCAAGCAGAAAAACCCCGGATTAAAAATGGGGATATCGCTTGAATTTGGGTATTCCTCATGGGAAAACGGAGATAGTATTTCGAATATGGACTTGGATATTTTTTCATTCTCTTTTGCCTTAAAGAATTCAGCCCGTCTGGGAGAACATATATCTGTGATAGATGGTAAACGCACCGGCCTCTTCTACATCCATTCCGATCCAACAACCCTAGTTACATCGACCTTTGCGGATTACACAACAGATAAATCTGCTCGAACTGGTAACCTTCACCTTTTCGATTCTAAGGAGCTTGGTTTTGGTTATAATTTTGGTAAGAGCACAAATATCGAATTCACTCTCATGGGAAGATTCGACACATATTATCCGCGTTACCTTTTCTGGAAAGAATTAGCCCGTGGAAGTGTCTATTCCGCTATCCAAAGCACCTCGACAGCCATAGCAAAACAAACCGATGTGTGGGCACTCTCGCATGTTGGCACTGCGGCGGTTATTGTCATGGAAATGTTTAACCTGAATTTCTATCCTGAGATAATCGGTGTAACTCACCAACATATCTTTACTCCTTCGGCAAATCTAACAATCTGGTTTTAATGGTGGATCAAATGAACATAGTTACTATAGAGATAATGCGCCGCATAGATCGGATAGCCATCGATGAGATGGGTATATCCGGCATAGAATTGATGCACAATGCTGGCGAGGGCGTCGCTCGTGTTACAGCGAGGATTTTCAATGATATGGAGCTCGATGGCACTATCGTTGTTTTCACAGGTCCAGGCAACAACGGCGGTGATGGCTGGGTTGTGGCGCGTCTTTTAAATAGAGAAAAATACAATGTCCGTGTAATAACCACAGTAAATCCTGACCAGCTTAAAGGTGACGCTCGCACAGCCTTTGAAGAAGCCAATGCTGATAATATCGATTTCGAGCTTTTCGATCATTTGAAAATCGATTATGAAAATATCGCTTTCGCAGTCGATGCACTATTGGGCACCGGAGCCAAAGGTGCACCTCGCGGTGAAATTGCCAATATTGTAAGAGCGCTATCTGAATTCAAGATACCAACTGTCGCAGTTGACAATCCAACCGGCACCGATGCCGATACAGGCCAGGTCGAAGGATTGGCGGTGCCTGCTATAGCGACTGTCAGTCTGTGCTTACCCAAAATAGGTCAACTCCTCTCCCCCACTCGTGAGTTCGTTGGTGAGCTATTTGTCGCGGATATTGGTATTCCTGACGAGGCAATCAGTAAAGGGAGAGCCGGTTTAGACTTACGGATGAATACTCCTTCCGAATTCGGCGCAATGCTACCATTTCGCCCCAGCGATGGACACAAGGGCACTTTCGGCAAGGTGTCGATAATCGCAGGAAGCCTCGGAATGACCGGCGCAGCGGCGCTTTCTGCGGAATCCGCCCTTCGCTCTGGAAGCGGTCTTGTCGAACTCGTTGTACCCGAAGGCATTGCTAAAAACATCGACTCCATCGTTCGCGAGGTAGTCACCCGCCCGGTCGCTCATGTTGCGAAGCGGGGATGTTTATCTGTTCGTGCGTTGGGTGAAATACTCACTTGTATTAAAAGCTCGGATGCTATTGCGTTCGGCCCCGGAATTGGCACCCACAGAGAAACGATAGACCTTACATCGAGACTCTTTCAGCGTATAACAATACCCTCGGTAATAGATGCCGACGGCCTCAATTGCATAGCTAAACTAAAAAGCCGCAACATCGATATTCATTTTGGAAGCGAAGTCATCATCACCCCTCACCCTGGAGAACTCAGTCGTTTATTAGATATATCCATCGATGAAGTTTCCAAAGGCAGATTTACCATGATAAGCGATTGGGCACGTAAACTCGGTGTCGACGTCCTTGTTCTTAAAGGTTCGCCGACCGTTATCGCCGAGGGAGAAGGGCCGATATTTATTAACCAAACAGGCAACGATGGTATGGCAACAGGCGGAAGCGGAGATATTCTCACCGGAATCATCGCTGGATTTCTTGCGCAAGGTCTTAAACCTCTTGAATCAGCAAGATTGGGAGTTTTCATTCATGGACTAGCTGGAGATATGGCTGAAGAGACACTCGGCAGACGAGCTATGATAGCAGGAGATATACTCGATTCACTTCCCTCCGCTCTCATGGCCCTGGAAGAAATCTGATAAATTAAATTAAAAAATTTATTGAAAAAGGGCTTTCTTGAAGTTTTTCCAGATACGAATCCATTTAGGCTTAAAGAATCCCTTCTTATATATCCCAAATTGAACCTGAAGCGCGGCTTTCAGTTGTTTTTCCGATATCTTGCCATCGTCCATAAGTATCTCACCCAAGAAACGCTCATCGCCAGAATGTTGTTTATCTAAAGCGGCCAAAACTTCTTTTTCGGTGCAAAAGCTCTCTTTAATAAGGATCTGTCCTAAAAGCATTTTATCTCCAAAAAAATTGCATTAATCTCGAAATATACCTCTTCCTTTAATCTCCGTGTAAAATATATCCCTCCACTAAATTATTTCAAGTAGTCTTTTTACACGTTTATGCTACTTCAGTATATTGAATTAATCTTCATTTATCATGCGAAATTGCAAAGCCTTTCATGTAAATTGGAACGATAGGGCTTTAGAGCTTTCTCAATATACTATTTTAGATATACTAGCCTTTTCGTCACCATCTGTCCGCCGCTGCCCCGTGCGCAAACAAGGTAAACGCCAGAGCCGATATTTATATCGGGTTGCCATATGAATTCGTGGGTCGAAGAGGCCAAGCTGCTTTCCTGATTTATGCCATATGCCACTGGAGAACCGCCCGTTCGGTGTGCGGAGCCGAATAGCACCACCCGGTGCCCGACGATATCAAATATTTCCACAGCAACACCTTCATTTGAATTCCAAAATTCGCGGGAATAACAGCTCACGGATATCCGCACTCCAGAATTAAACGGATTCGGATTGGTGGAAAGGGAGATTTCCAGCGGGCGGATCGAGGTTTCGATTATCCCAGTTACAAGATTGACTATTCTTCCTTCGGAATGATACACCGGTTCAAAATCCGGATCGGTGCAATAAGACACAAGTGCTTGATATGCTGTTGTTTCGGATGTATCTACAGTGGTATAGGGAAATCCTAACATATCCATTGCATATAGAAGCAAGACGTTAGCTCCAATAGAATATATCTCCGAAGGATTCCATAAAACGCCCCCAATATAAAAAGATGCAGGATCTACCTTATTTAGTAGAGAACCATCTGGATCATATGCCAAAGATAATCCGCTAAACTGCGGATAGGCCTCCGGGCTGAATGAAAGAGCCATATAAGTATATTCGATAAGCTGTTTCAATTCCGTGCCGGTGAATTCTATTCTTACCAATTTCCCATTGAGTCTCGTCTCAGGATCATAGCTCATTGGCATAGCACGGAATAGGTCGGCATAGGTGACAGGCCCGCGATAGAGTATCATGCGAAATGAACCGATAAATTCCACAACAATATCGGTTCCGAGAGCCTGACGATAGGCATCTGTGACAAGATTGCCAATAGGAGTATCCTCATATCCGCTATAAGATGGCGCCACTGACCAGTTGCCAATATAAGAATCTGCAACGAAAGCTACCTCTACATAAGGATCATAGCCGAGATTAGCAGTGATAGAATCGCGATATGTATCGAGCAAAGCGCGAGCTGATGAGTCTTCTGGCAAACTCGGGTTTATAGGAATAACGTCCCAATCTACGAAACTCAATCCCTCTCCCTCGATATAATCCATAGTCAGGTGGCCGATGCTTCTCAATAAAGCCCCTGCCATCACAACAGGCGTGCTATCTACCCCATCGATTGCCCATTCCGGTTCGAGAAGAGTTGAATGATCGTGGCCACCAATAACTACATCGATATTTGGCAAAGCCGCAACGAGTAGGTCCTCGGAAATATCGAGATGTTCCAGCGCTATTGCGCAATCGGCATCTTCAGGGACACCTAAGGTTTCCACGGCAGTTATTGCATTGCTCAAGTCCAATGGAGACGTCCACCCTGCGGCATCGGTTTCCTCTGTGGTTACTCCTATCAACGCAATTCTAACGCTATCGCCAGGGGTTTCCAGCGGATATGTAACAATGATATATGGCGATATGCTCGAAGCGATATTTGGAAAACCTGTAGCATCCAGATTTGCGCAAAGTAATGGAACATCGATAGTCCCAAGCATCGAATCTAGCAATTCCGGGCCGTATTCGAATTCGTGATTACCGAGGGCAAAAGCTTCTACACCCGCTGACATCCACAAATCGAACATTGCGCGGCCTATAGTCAACTGGGAGAGGAAATCCCCTGTAATAACATCGCCAGCGTGAACAGCGATAATGTTGGGGTAAATTTCTCTTAGCGAATCCATCGCGCTGACAGCTCTACAATAACCTCCATACTCAGCCTCTAAAGTAATCGCATCCCTGCGCCCGAATGGCTCCATGATTGCGTGGCAATCGTTGATCGTTACAAAGTGGATATTAGTTCCAAATGATGAAAACGAGATAATTAAAAACAATCCTAACATCAGAAGCGATTTACGATGCATTATTCTCTCCTTTATTCAGCCAAAACGAATTAATTTACTAAAAATCCCAATTAATGCATAAATTTTTAGAAATCAAGAATAATATTGAATTCCTTTTTTGGTGAAGATATACCTTCACATTTATTAACAACTATCAGGAAAATCATATTATCGATTTTTGGGTGTAAGTAAAGTTCAAATTCTAGCTACTCGGGATCGCCTCTACGGTAACCGTTATTGACTGTTGGGCATTAAAGGAATTCGTCGTCGGAGCCTGAAAATAGAGATACAAATATCGTCCCACATCGACAGATATATCCGCACCGTTCGAGGAAGAGGTCGCAAAAGCATTCACATCGCTGGAACCTGAAAGCTTGAATACGGTGCTCAAAACATCCGTAGGAGTTTCGAATTCACCTGAAGCTGGAGGAGAGCTTTCGAGGTCAAAAAGTCCCATAAGAAGAGCGGCATCACTTCCCGCGCTGTTCGCAAGCGACCAACCAGTCGTTTCAGCCTTCAGGCGGAGATCAATAGGCACAGTCCCAGTGTTTTCAATGTAAGCGCAATCGCCCGCATTCATTACAATCGCCTGGCCTTCGTCGAGGCGGCCTATAGTCCATTCAGTGGTGCTATATAACGGTCCCGAGACCCCGCCTTTTCGAATCTCGATACCGATACTCGAAAGATTAGTCCAGGATACAGACCAGTCGAACATATCCGGTTCGACGGAACCAGCTACGGCGAGTTTTGCGCGAAGGCGAATCGTGTCGGCATCGGCGAGGGAAGATATATCGAAAGCCCCGGTGGCGGTAGCCGTTGTCGCGGAATCGCGTGGAATCCAGCTTCCGGACACGCGCTCTTCGCAAACGACCTCGATATCGTCGCCGGTGTTCTGTGTCCAATTCACTGCGTTCCAGCTATCGAGACTCGAATTCCAATCGAAAACTATCGGCGGTGAGATAAGCGTTCCATTGCCAGCACCGCCATCTTGGCCGATAATAAAATCGTCCCAGTAAATTGTCCCTGTATAACTATTTTCTAAATATGCACCACAGACTATCCTATCGATAGTCCCCGCTCCATTTTCATAAGTATAAGGCCCGTATGTCGAAGTATCGTCTATTGTTACATATATTTCGTTTGAACCGCTGTCAAAATCAATCATGAATTTATGCCAAGAACCGGTATCGATTGCTTGTAGGCTATCCCTATTTGAACCATCCCAATAGATAACATAACCTTCGCGATAATATAACTGTCCTTTGCGCGTGGAAAAATTACCTGAACACATCCTAATAATCTCTCCCTCATCAGAGGATGAAGTTACTCCTGACCAAACAGATATAAAGCCTGAACTTAAAGCTGTAAAAGTATGGCCGAAATAAGCCCGCCTCCATGAACTTGCATCGTAAATTCTAATTGAATGGGATGAAGAATGTGAAGCTGCAGTTTGCCAACTGTAGTTACAATTTGAAGCCGTTCCCGAAGTTGTCCATTCGGCCTCGAATTCGGCCTGCGAGCTGTAGCTTTCGAAATCGTCTTCGAATAAAATCGTCATACCGGCGACATGGACTTTGTCGGAGGCAATTTCGACGCCGGACGGCGTTCCGCGCGTGAACTGCTGGTTGATCGTCTGGAACCAATCCGATGGGTCGATAAACGTATCGACCGTGAAACTCAGCATTGTCGTCCACGGGCTATATGACGTGCCGTCGTAGGAACAAACTCGCCACCAGTAGGTTTCGCCTTGCGTAAGATTGCTCTGGAAGGTGTATGATTTCAACGCCGTGGTGCCTTCTGTGACCGGGAAAGGTCCGCCGGTAAATCCGGTGGCGGAGATATTTGTTGCTGCTTCGCCGAGAGGTGTCGAAAAATCGAGTGTATCATCCCATTGGAACTTGAAATGAAGCGCATCGCCATCGTCATCGACTGGCACAAGCCATTCGATTGTCGGGGTTCTATCGGGAGTGCGTTCATTATCGAAGAGGTTATAAGTTAATCCAGGTGTTCCGGGTGTGGCATTGGGTTCGCCTTCGGAAATATCCCCTGCAACAGCGAGAGCATATGTTTGACCCGATGTGCGAATAACATTGGCAGTAACAGTTATCTCGACCAGCGAATTTGGGATGGGATCAAGCCAAACTACCTCGTCACGATCGATACCATCGTAGCTGCCGCCGGTGATAGATCTCGAACCCGAAGAAGCGAATACATTACCCTTATATGCGTTTCCATCCACTGTTACCGACAAGTTGAGATCATTCACTCCCGAGGTTCCCACTGCTGGCGAACCGGGGTAATCTGTGAATGAAAGCACCACTTTAAAGTTCTCTGTTGTGCTCGTGCCGGTATTAAGCCAATATGTATGAGTCTGACCGGTAGAAGTGAAACCAGAGGAGACATCCTGCAACCAGAGTTTGCGTGTGTCCGAACCATAGCTGTCATTGAAATACATGCAATCGTCAAGCACGACTCGCCCCCATCCCTGGCCGTTCGATGGCGCGTCCTGATGGCCGGAGTTATTCGTAGCGCTGATAGTCCAGGAACCGGTCATATTTCTAGTGCCAAGTATAAGCATAGCTTTCATGAGTGCACCCGAGGGAGTGAGTGCATCGCCGCTGACAGCGTCGCCGGTGGGATAATAGCCAGCCATAAAATACTGGCGAATAAGAGCGGTCATGCCAGCACAAATGGGAGTGGCCATAGAGGTTCCGCCCATAAAGGTCATTCCAGTGTGACAGGAACTTCCGCCATCGATATTATCTGCGGAAAATATATACCAACCGCCCGGGGTGCAGACATTGGGCTTCATGAGGCCTTCGTCGGTAGGACCGTGCGAGGAAAATTCAGCCATATTCTCAGGATCATTTCCTTCATCTGAACCCGGATTCGTCCAGGTTTCGTAATTCCATCCGGAACCCGATTCTGTTGCACCAACTGTGACTATATTCTTGGCAACACCATAGCTTGCTACTCGAGCAACAGGAGTGCTCGAGTTATCGTTCCCAGCAGCAAAGAAGATAAGGAAATCTTTATAATCCCACATGAATTCGTCACATTCCTGAGCGTTTGTATTATAATAGGTCGGGCTGTCACTACCATAGGAATTGCTGTGTAGATAAGCTCCACAGTTTCGTGTGTAGCCAAAAAGGGTGTTCATGTCCGTCGGTGTCCATATCCCACTCGTTCCATCGGCACCATCGGTGAATACAAGCCGAGCAAGTGGTGCCATACCATCTCCTGCGTTGTATGTCCCTGAAGTTGGTGAGTTTGCTTCATTTTCCCCCGCGATACTTCCGCCGACATGTGTTCCGTGCCCATGCATTGTATCATCAATATCATCAAAATCTCCCGATGATATTGTTCCATGGTTATAAGCTCTAATCTTTCGGTGATTGGTCTCTGTTGGGACAGTCCATCCGATTGTCTTCGCGACTGGTATGCCCGGATCACAAAAGTAAATCGAGTTTGTGTCAAGCCCGGTGTCGAGATAGCCCACCAGTTGGCCCTGGCCGTAAAGACCTCTCCGATAAATCGGGACGTGGTCCAGATCGACGGACATCTGGGCATAAAGCCGCGAACCGGAGGTCATTCCGGTGAAATTAGACGATTGCGTTATCCAGCGCGACCAGTCGTTGTAAAGCCTATTTGGGTATCTTCGCTCGACCCATTCGGTGCCCTCGAATAATGCGGCGATAATGGCAATTTCTCTGACTCTCGCCGGACTCGTTTTAAGAAGAATATATTCGTGATGCGCGCCTCGAGTAACATCGACCATCTGGACATCCATGCCCCGGAGGATTTCGGCCAGCGCCAAATAATCGTCGTCCTGAAAAATCTGGATGATAATTTTAACCATGCCGTCCACCGAGTCCGGTTCCTGCTTCTCGTTTATCAATGAAGGCAAAACCCGGAACGATGGGATCAGCGGCGCAACCCGCTCGATGAAATCCAGATTTTCAATTTCATTTACAACATCGTTCGAAAGGCGAAAAATCCATGCGGCATTTGGAACATAATAAAATGTCCTCGCCCCCAATGGAGTGTCTTTCGCTATCGATATAATGCGATTTTTGCGCTCTTCGGTAGTCTCTCCGTCGAATTTCACGATGTAATAACCGAAATTTCTTTTGAAACCGTCGGCAGCAAGTTCCGAAACGATGGGAGCCGGAAGTGGATCGCTCGGGCCGAGCTTGGCATAACGGAAGCTTATATTATCCTCGTTATTGCCGAAATATCCCCTAGAATAACTCACTGTCGATGGTGACTGAGATGAAAACTCATTATATCCGGTGGGGTATTTAGAAAAGGACTTGTCAATAAAAGCATGGCTCGTGAGGATCGACAATAAAACAGCGACAATCCCGATGTTAATATTAGATAAGATTTTCTTCATAAATTTACGCTTCTTTCAATTCTTTCGAATGCCAAAAGTGCTTCGATAAGAAATTTAATATAAAATAATATGATTGAAAGGTTTTTTTGCCACTTATTTTAATCATACTGATCTAAAAATAGCCTAAGCTTGATATGTATTTGATATTGCTTTCAATGAAATGGAGGATATATTGGATTTTTAGTTTATTAATCGAGAAAAGGTAACAAATGACAAACAAAATAGGTTTTGATAATGAAAAATATCTTGCCGAACAAACCTCTGCAATTTTCGAGAGAGTAAATCGCTTTAACGACAAGCTTTATCTCGAATTTGGAGGCAAGCTTCTTTACGATTATCATGCATCGCGAGTGCTTCCCGGCTTCGATCCGAATGTTAAAATGCGGCTTTTGAAAAAACTTCAGAACAATCTAGATGTTATATTATGTATTTATGCTGGGGACATAGAACGCAGAAAGCTTCGCGCCGATTTTGGTATTACTTATGATGCTGATGCGCTTAAGACAATCGATGATTTCGCCGATTGGGGAATAGATATTTCTGCGGTTGTAATTACGAGATATAACAACCAGCCATCGGCATTGGCTTTTAAGAATAAACTCGAGCGTCGAGACGTGCCGGTATATACCCACCGCTTCACCAAGGGCTATCCATCCGATATAGACTCCATTGTCAGCGATGAAGGTTATGGTGCTAATGATTATATTCCAGTGAGCAAGCGTATTGTAGTGATTACAGGCCCCGGACCGGGAAGTGGTAAACTCGCAACCTGTCTAAGTCAACTATATCACGAATATAAGCGCGGTGTTCAGGCTGGATACGCAAAATTCGAGACCTTCCCAATATGGAATCTTCCGCTTAACCATAAGGTCAATGTAGCCTACGAGGCCGCAACTGTGGACCTCGAGGATGTCAACCTTATTGACCATTTCCACCTCGAGGCTTACAACGAGAAGACCGTTAACTATAATCGGGATATACAGGCATTTCCGCTACTAAAACGAATTATCGAGAAGATCACCGGTCGCGAATCGGAATACAAATCGCCCACAGACATGGGAGTTAACCGTGCGGGGTTCGCCATCATCGACGATGATGCCGTGCAGGTGGCCTCGCATCAGGAGATAATCCGCCGATATTTTCGTTGTGCTTGCGAATATGTTATGGGTATGGTAGAAAAAGAAACCCTCGACCGCTCTAAACTTATCATGGAAAAAGTCGGTGCGGTTGTTGAGGATCGGGCAGTTGTTAAACCCACCCATGATGCCGCAACCGAGGCCGAACACAATGGTAAAGGCAACGACGGTGTCTATTGCGGCGCAGCAATAGAGCTTCGCGATGGCACAATTATCACCGGCAAAAATTCCCCTCTTATGCACTCATCTTCCGCGCTTATTCTAAATACGGTTAAACACCTTACAGCCTTGCCGGACAATATAGACCTTATACCCAAAAACATCATAGACTCCCTTGCATACCTTAAGGAAAAAGTTCTTTGCGGCAAAAAGGTAAGTCTCGATCTGGAGGAGACACTGATAACTTTGAGTATAAGCGCTATTTTTAATCCTGCCGCACAGATGGCTGTCGAAAGCCTCAAGCAACTCGAGGATTGCGAGGTGCATCTATCCCACATCCCAACCCCCGGCGATGAGGCCGGTCTCCGCAAAC containing:
- a CDS encoding YraN family protein, producing the protein MKEEKSTFYKGMVGEDIAVAYLKSKDYEIIERNWRVGEGELDIIVKQDNIIVFVEVKTAYSNKFGDPLEWVNKAKQRQIGKMSEIWIQRHTIRDCFFRFDVIALKKKEGGFELKHIEDAFML
- a CDS encoding ATP-binding protein, encoding MKIALIGASSTGKSTLATKLARELKLPLIREQARVVLAELGRTLQEIRARNEDILQFQNRVLEYQIASELECADSGFVSDRSVFDNLTLYLRHCPITPEGIEFYRKNVISHYKSFPYDYLIFLRPGEFPVSDDGVRTPDPFYQAQVDGMILAILKLFSVPYYEVHGDINQRIREVKALISTNVNTQFSS
- a CDS encoding NAD(P)H-hydrate dehydratase gives rise to the protein MNIVTIEIMRRIDRIAIDEMGISGIELMHNAGEGVARVTARIFNDMELDGTIVVFTGPGNNGGDGWVVARLLNREKYNVRVITTVNPDQLKGDARTAFEEANADNIDFELFDHLKIDYENIAFAVDALLGTGAKGAPRGEIANIVRALSEFKIPTVAVDNPTGTDADTGQVEGLAVPAIATVSLCLPKIGQLLSPTREFVGELFVADIGIPDEAISKGRAGLDLRMNTPSEFGAMLPFRPSDGHKGTFGKVSIIAGSLGMTGAAALSAESALRSGSGLVELVVPEGIAKNIDSIVREVVTRPVAHVAKRGCLSVRALGEILTCIKSSDAIAFGPGIGTHRETIDLTSRLFQRITIPSVIDADGLNCIAKLKSRNIDIHFGSEVIITPHPGELSRLLDISIDEVSKGRFTMISDWARKLGVDVLVLKGSPTVIAEGEGPIFINQTGNDGMATGGSGDILTGIIAGFLAQGLKPLESARLGVFIHGLAGDMAEETLGRRAMIAGDILDSLPSALMALEEI
- a CDS encoding 5'-nucleotidase C-terminal domain-containing protein, whose product is MHRKSLLMLGLFLIISFSSFGTNIHFVTINDCHAIMEPFGRRDAITLEAEYGGYCRAVSAMDSLREIYPNIIAVHAGDVITGDFLSQLTIGRAMFDLWMSAGVEAFALGNHEFEYGPELLDSMLGTIDVPLLCANLDATGFPNIASSISPYIIVTYPLETPGDSVRIALIGVTTEETDAAGWTSPLDLSNAITAVETLGVPEDADCAIALEHLDISEDLLVAALPNIDVVIGGHDHSTLLEPEWAIDGVDSTPVVMAGALLRSIGHLTMDYIEGEGLSFVDWDVIPINPSLPEDSSARALLDTYRDSITANLGYDPYVEVAFVADSYIGNWSVAPSYSGYEDTPIGNLVTDAYRQALGTDIVVEFIGSFRMILYRGPVTYADLFRAMPMSYDPETRLNGKLVRIEFTGTELKQLIEYTYMALSFSPEAYPQFSGLSLAYDPDGSLLNKVDPASFYIGGVLWNPSEIYSIGANVLLLYAMDMLGFPYTTVDTSETTAYQALVSYCTDPDFEPVYHSEGRIVNLVTGIIETSIRPLEISLSTNPNPFNSGVRISVSCYSREFWNSNEGVAVEIFDIVGHRVVLFGSAHRTGGSPVAYGINQESSLASSTHEFIWQPDINIGSGVYLVCARGSGGQMVTKRLVYLK